A single region of the Sorghum bicolor cultivar BTx623 chromosome 9, Sorghum_bicolor_NCBIv3, whole genome shotgun sequence genome encodes:
- the LOC8066737 gene encoding uncharacterized protein LOC8066737 produces MQRSLWRHTFSSPACVHAIESSDDGSRRSTMPSTNNEEPEPRKKMNKKVMKLLTLPLKHSRQRIPLVLRSFSWGATTAKKDDPSQNKKKNDGVVCDRERVDSDADTFVSANSSELRSFSTGVDVDDFEPPSFRLSPPPPIFPTGSIERPPPASPMKIVRKLPFGYVIGRQLDTPVPSPPPSAVTALSRKFKTAMLLMAWRHLRSRSRMVKKNVGRAFKQVCQRGRRERVEETHGCGNDDEDVFWKKDVKGLRCRRVQDDDVPY; encoded by the coding sequence atgcaGAGGTCTCTCTGGAGACACACCTTTTCGTCCCCTGCCTGTGTCCACGCAATCGAAAGTTCCGACGATGGCTCTCGCCGCTCCACCATGCCATCAACAAACAACGAAGAGCCAGAGCCACGCAAGAAGATGAACAAGAAGGTAATGAAGTTACTTACCCTGCCCTTGAAGCACAGTCGACAGCGCATCCCCCTAGTGTTGAGATCGTTCTCTTGGGGTGCCACTACTGCCAAGAAGGACGATCCCAgccaaaacaaaaagaaaaatgatGGAGTCGTCTGTGACCGTGAGCGTGTGGACAGCGATGCGGATACGTTCGTGTCCGCCAACAGCTCCGAGCTGCGCTCCTTCTCCACGGGCGTCGACGTCGACGACTTTGAGCCCCCGTCGTTTCGGCTCAGCCCGCCACCGCCCATCTTCCCAACCGGCAGTATTGAACGCCCTCCCCCTGCCTCTCCCATGAAGATCGTCCGGAAGCTTCCATTCGGGTACGTTATTGGCCGTCAGTTGGATACCCCAGTGCCATCACCGCCGCCGTCTGCTGTGACAGCGCTGTCAAGAAAATTCAAGACGGCGATGCTATTGATGGCTTGGCGGCACCTCCGGTCGAGATCGCGGATGGTCAAGAAGAATGTTGGCCGTGCTTTCAAACAAGTATGTCAGCGAGGCAGGCGTGAACGTGTAGAAGAAACCCATGGTTGTGGCAATGACGATGAAGATGTGTTCTGGAAGAAGGACGTGAAGGGACTTCGCTGCAGGCGGGTGCAGGACGACGACGTTCCATACTGA